Proteins found in one Quercus robur chromosome 2, dhQueRobu3.1, whole genome shotgun sequence genomic segment:
- the LOC126712191 gene encoding peroxisomal membrane protein 11A: MDSNSKASNSQNPKPQIPQPMKDRDFLNHLEAYLAKRDGVDKLLKISRYATKIILSSSALPETLTLTGRLRSFESSVGLSRKAFRLGKFVQDVNALRNSHFYSKQDLLLSLIAYGGEGLYYFVEQFVWLSKSGLIDAKHSRRLQKVSAWAEFIGYIGSISLKFRDLKGLIEDEACLETSIEISVVSGIGCNEEEQKLKKIKEKKVMKKLSIVQDFADGLMALADIRDGKGRLSAPFVLSCAGLLSALISTHKNWISC, encoded by the coding sequence ATGGATTCGAATTCAAAAGCTTCAAATtctcaaaaccctaaaccccAAATTCCACAGCCAATGAAAGACAGAGATTTCTTGAACCACCTCGAAGCCTATCTCGCAAAGCGCGATGGCGTGGACAAGCTCCTCAAGATTTCTCGTTACGCCACGAAGATAATTCTGTCCTCTTCGGCTCTCCCcgaaaccctaaccctaactgGCCGACTCAGGAGCTTCGAGTCCAGCGTGGGACTGAGTCGCAAGGCCTTCCGACTCGGCAAGTTCGTTCAGGACGTGAACGCTTTGAGAAACTCCCATTTCTATTCGAAACAAGATCTCTTGCTCTCTCTCATTGCCTATGGAGGCGAGGGCTTGTACTATTTCGTTGAACAGTTTGTTTGGCTATCGAAATCGGGTTTGATCGATGCCAAACACTCGCGGAGATTGCAAAAGGTCAGTGCTTGGGCTGAGTTCATTGGGTACATAGGCAGCATCTCCTTGAAATTCAGGGATTTGAAGGGACTTATCGAGGACGAGGCGTGTTTGGAAACGAGCATTGAGATTTCGGTTGTGAGTGGAATTGGGTGCAATGAAGAGGAACAGAAATTGAAGAAGATAAAGGAGAAGAAGGTAATGAAGAAGCTGTCAATTGTTCAAGATTTCGCTGATGGGTTAATGGCTTTGGCCGATATTCGTGACGGGAAAGGCAGGCTTTCGGCTCCGTTTGTGCTCTCGTGTGCTGGTCTTTTATCGGCTCTGATTAGTACTCACAAGAATTGGATTTCTTGCTGA